The nucleotide sequence GGGCCAACCGCACTCGTCGCGTTCCCGCAGGCTGTCGCAACGGTGCCGGCGAAGAGGGTGACACCGGGCGGCTGGTATTGCAGCCCCGCAGCGGGGAGCTGACCGGCCCAGATCTGGTCGAGGCTTTGCGCAGCCAGCACGACGCGGCAGTTGATATCGCGGTTCGCGTCCTCGCCCGAGACGCAGTGGGAAATGTCGGGTCCCGTACCGCCTCCCGCGGGAGCTCCATCAGGGTCGGTAAGCCCGGGCAGCTGACTGGGGTCACCGCCCGTCAGCAAGACGATGGCGAGCACGACGAGGGCGCCGATACCGCCACCGCCAATAGCCATCTTTTTGCCTGCGCCGCCACTCGTGCGCACTCGGTTCTGATCGATGCGCGCGTTCGGGTTGAACGTCATGACGATCAGTTTTCCACGAAGATCCTCGCCTCTCGGCCAGATCGCTTTTCTCCCGCGACGCCTCGACCGAGGATCGCTGTCGGGCACCCTTTAGGATCATATGGGGGCTCATGCTCCCGCTTGTGCAGATAAGGAAGGATCCCTGTGCTTCGCACTCATCTGGCCGGTTCGCTTCGCGCCGAACATGCCTCGCATACCGTCACCCTCGCTGGCTGGGTGGCACGTCGGCGTGACCACGGCGGTGTGATCTTCATCGACTTCAGGGACGCCTCCGGAGTGTGCCAGGTGGTGTTCCGCGAAGAGGCGATCCTGGAGCGCGCCCACAAGCTGCGTTCCGAGTTCTGCATCAGCGTGACCGGGACGGTGGAGTTGCGTCCGGAAGGTAACGCAAACTACGAGATCCCTACGGGGGAGATCGAGGTAAACGTCACCGCATTGGACGTGCTGAACGAAAGCGCGGCATTGCCGTTCCAACTTGACGAGGACCACGTCGGTGAGGAGGCGCGCCTGCGCTACCGTTACCTCGATTTGCGCCGCGAAGGGCCAGGCGAGGCGATCCGGTTGCGGTCACGTGTCAACGCTGCTGCCCGGGGCGTACTCGCGCGGCATGAATTCGTCGAGGTCGAAACCCCGACGCTTACTCGTTCAACACCGGAAGGCGCGCGTGACTTCTTGGTTCCCGCGCGGTTGCAGCCCGGCAGCTTTTATGCCCTGCCTCAGAGCCCGCAGCTGTTCAAGCAGCTGCTGATGGTGGCGGGCGTCGAGCGGTATTACCAAATTGCCCGCTGCTACCGGGACGAGGATTTTCGCGCGGACCGCCAGCCGGAATTCACCCAGCTTGACCTCGAGATGAGTTTTGTCCGTCAAGAGGACGTCATTCTGCTCGCCGAGGAGATTCTTTCCGCGCTATGGAAACTCATCGGGTACGAGATGGACACTCCGGTTCCGCAGATTACGTACGCGGACGCGATGCGCCGTTTTGGCACTGACAAACCGGACATGCGTTTCGAGCTCGAACTCGTAGAGTGCACCGAGTTCTTTCAGGACACCCCATTCCGCGTTTTCCAAGCGCCCTACGTCGGCGCGGTTGTGATGCCGGGCGGTGCCAGCCAGCCGCGGCGTCAGCTTGATGCCTGGCAAGAGTGGGCGAAGCAGCGGGGCGCCAAGGGGCTCGCGTATGTGCTGGTTGCCGAGGACGGTTCTCTCGGTGGGCCCGTTGCGAAGAATTTGTCCGAGACGGAACGTGAGAAGCTGGCGGAACACGTCGGCGCGAAGCCCGGCGACTGTGTCTTCTTCGCGGCCGGCGCCCCAAAGGCACAGCGCGCACTCCTCGGCGCAGCTCGCGTGGAGATTGCCAAGCGCACCGGGCAGCTCGACGAGAACGCGTGGTCGTTCGTCTGGGTGGTCGACGCACCGCTGTTCGAGCCAGTGGAAGAAGCGACGGCCAGTGGCGACGTGGCACTGGGCTACAGCGCGTGGACGGCTGTCCACCACGCGTTCACCTCGCCAAGACCAGAGAGTGTCGACACGTTTGACACTGATCCAGGCTCGGCGCTGGCTTACGCTTACGACATCGTCTGCAACGGACACGAGATTGGCGGCGGAAGCATCCGTATTCATCGCCGTGACGTCCAAGAGCGTGTCTTCAAGGTCATGGGCATTTCGCACGAGGAGGCGCAGGAGAAGTTCGGCTTCCTCCTGAACGCATTCGCTTTCGGTGCCCCGCCGCACGGCGGTATCGCATTCGGATGGGACCGCATCGTCGCCCTGCTGTCGAAGTCGGATTCGATTCGGGACGTCATCGCATTCCCGAAGACCGGTGGAGGAGTCGACCCACTCACTGACGCGCCGGCCCCAATCACCGAGCAGCAGCGCAAGGAGTCGGGAATTGACGCGCGCCCGGCCCGCACATGATGCCAGCGTGCTACTGACCTGAGTGCCCGGCACCATTTCAAGGGCGGTGACAATGGCCGGCGAAGGACTCGCACCCACTGACGGGCTGAGCGAGGATCGGCGTGAGCTAAATGAGGCTGACTCGATTCTCGCGCTCGGCGGAGAGGGGCTGCGGCGCTTGCGCGGACGTGTGCGGCGGCTTGTCGCCAACGACGGCATCACTTTTGAGGCTGAAAATTCTGCGTGGAATCTCGATCCGATCCCGCTCGTCGTGTCCGCCAAGGAGTGGAACCGGCTCGAGGCCGCGATGGCGCAGCGGGCGCGCCTCCTCGACGCCCTCCTCACTGACCTTTACGGAGAGCAGTCAGTTGTCAGCCGCGGACTGCTCCCTCCGGAGATGGTCTACGGTCATCGCGGTTACCTGCGCGGGGCACACGCCGCGTTCACTGCGAATGTCCGAGCTCTATTTCTTCATTCCGCGGATCTAGCGAGGTTACCGGGCGGCGAGTTTGCCGTGATCACCGATCACGCGCAGGCGCCCCTCGGAGTGGGTTATGCGCTC is from Hoyosella subflava DQS3-9A1 and encodes:
- the aspS gene encoding aspartate--tRNA ligase, with protein sequence MLRTHLAGSLRAEHASHTVTLAGWVARRRDHGGVIFIDFRDASGVCQVVFREEAILERAHKLRSEFCISVTGTVELRPEGNANYEIPTGEIEVNVTALDVLNESAALPFQLDEDHVGEEARLRYRYLDLRREGPGEAIRLRSRVNAAARGVLARHEFVEVETPTLTRSTPEGARDFLVPARLQPGSFYALPQSPQLFKQLLMVAGVERYYQIARCYRDEDFRADRQPEFTQLDLEMSFVRQEDVILLAEEILSALWKLIGYEMDTPVPQITYADAMRRFGTDKPDMRFELELVECTEFFQDTPFRVFQAPYVGAVVMPGGASQPRRQLDAWQEWAKQRGAKGLAYVLVAEDGSLGGPVAKNLSETEREKLAEHVGAKPGDCVFFAAGAPKAQRALLGAARVEIAKRTGQLDENAWSFVWVVDAPLFEPVEEATASGDVALGYSAWTAVHHAFTSPRPESVDTFDTDPGSALAYAYDIVCNGHEIGGGSIRIHRRDVQERVFKVMGISHEEAQEKFGFLLNAFAFGAPPHGGIAFGWDRIVALLSKSDSIRDVIAFPKTGGGVDPLTDAPAPITEQQRKESGIDARPART